The proteins below come from a single Cannabis sativa cultivar Pink pepper isolate KNU-18-1 chromosome 3, ASM2916894v1, whole genome shotgun sequence genomic window:
- the LOC133036173 gene encoding uncharacterized protein LOC133036173: METVLGQRSDYQRGVGKRLKGKGKKPIPQTQSTVPPPQPTTEMMSTVADIFSAMRATWGGNLTPEQRAQIFNPRFDNFIQTYSQSQSPGGSSSQSHAAPPEQQQQPPSQPQFQPSSQQQFQSQQQFENFLQQQPQSFPQQFPQEE, translated from the coding sequence ATGGAAACAGTCCTAGGCCAAAGATCTGACTATCAAAGAGGCGTGGGTAAAAGGCTCAAGGGCAAAGGAAAGAAACCAATCCCTCAAACTCAATCAACGGTGCCGCCTCCCCAACCAACTACTGAAATGATGAGCACTGTGGCAGATATATTTTCAGCTATGCGTGCCACTTGGGGGGGTAATTTGACGCCTGAACAACGTGCCCAAATATTTAACCCACGCTTTGACAATTTCATTCAAACGTATAGTCAGTCGCAGTCGCCTGGTGGTTCGTCTTCTCAGAGTCATGCCGCTCCTCcggaacagcaacaacaacctcctTCGCAACCACAATTTCAGCCTTCCTCGCAACAACAATTCCAGTCACAGCagcaatttgaaaattttttgcaGCAGCAACCCCAATCTTTTCCTCAGCAGTTTCCTCAAGAAGAATAA